A window of the Schlesneria paludicola DSM 18645 genome harbors these coding sequences:
- a CDS encoding efflux RND transporter periplasmic adaptor subunit, with protein sequence MQKTSTIKVVLMGLVALGIAFGVGLWIGQTRERLREFDERSRTNTARFEHRPEKMPGVESVSGDSAHLRLNPKVIESLKVRVAAVRRAPLTEPLVLTGSLFLDSSHLAVVHTRFPGEIVEVGQVPETDAHGNLVMTQGVPSMRQLRAGDHVTKGQLIAVVWSKEIGETKSDLVEALSRKAATKATVERLEGLEKGSVSGQVVREAQQKYQSDVIAVERAERTLRSWRETDEEIKEVYAESARIVSGVTYADSKVRQTWANVEIRAPLSGTVMERNGTVGEIIAIGTDLFTIADLSRMGVLANIYEEDIHKVANLLPEQRSWRVRLKAEPESMPIEGRFEVIGHVVDPSVHTAAVVGWIENPGHRLRTGQFITATVDIPGPTDAVVIPNSAVIDEGTKATVLISADASMRDVRARNVNVIRRGRDFALIQRTPTNRPDTSAFEALLEGELVVTSGNLELYGFLQDRPAELGSRASAEVRH encoded by the coding sequence ATGCAAAAGACATCGACAATCAAAGTCGTTCTGATGGGTTTAGTCGCTCTCGGCATCGCATTCGGTGTTGGCTTGTGGATTGGTCAGACGCGCGAACGGCTGCGTGAATTCGACGAACGATCACGTACGAACACCGCCAGGTTTGAACATCGTCCCGAAAAAATGCCTGGTGTTGAATCGGTCTCAGGCGATTCAGCGCATCTTCGATTGAATCCGAAAGTGATCGAGTCGCTGAAAGTCCGAGTGGCGGCGGTCCGGCGGGCCCCGTTGACTGAACCGCTGGTGCTTACCGGGTCGCTCTTTCTGGACTCGAGCCATCTGGCGGTTGTGCATACGCGGTTTCCTGGCGAGATCGTCGAAGTGGGACAGGTTCCCGAAACCGATGCCCATGGAAACCTCGTAATGACTCAGGGGGTCCCTTCCATGCGTCAACTACGGGCGGGTGACCATGTCACGAAGGGGCAGCTCATCGCCGTCGTGTGGAGCAAAGAAATTGGCGAAACCAAAAGCGATCTCGTGGAAGCCTTGTCTCGCAAAGCAGCCACTAAAGCGACGGTGGAACGTCTCGAAGGGCTCGAAAAGGGCAGCGTTTCGGGCCAAGTCGTTCGAGAGGCACAGCAAAAATATCAGTCCGATGTGATCGCGGTCGAACGTGCCGAGCGAACCCTTCGCTCCTGGCGTGAGACTGACGAGGAAATCAAAGAAGTCTACGCGGAATCCGCGCGAATCGTCAGTGGAGTGACATATGCGGATTCCAAGGTCCGACAAACGTGGGCGAACGTCGAAATCCGCGCTCCCTTGAGCGGCACTGTGATGGAACGCAATGGAACCGTGGGGGAAATTATTGCAATTGGGACGGATCTGTTCACGATCGCCGATCTCAGCCGAATGGGCGTCTTGGCCAATATCTACGAAGAAGATATCCACAAGGTGGCAAACCTGCTTCCGGAGCAACGATCGTGGAGAGTTCGGCTGAAGGCGGAGCCCGAATCGATGCCCATCGAAGGCCGGTTTGAAGTCATCGGTCACGTCGTCGATCCCAGTGTGCACACGGCCGCTGTCGTCGGATGGATCGAAAACCCTGGGCATCGCCTGCGAACAGGGCAATTCATCACGGCGACAGTCGATATTCCTGGCCCCACGGATGCCGTCGTGATCCCCAACTCCGCCGTCATTGATGAGGGCACCAAAGCCACGGTTCTGATTTCTGCCGATGCCAGCATGCGCGATGTCCGGGCACGTAACGTCAATGTGATCCGTCGTGGCCGGGATTTTGCCTTAATCCAACGAACACCGACCAATCGGCCGGACACGTCGGCGTTCGAAGCGCTGCTGGAAGGCGAACTGGTCGTCACATCGGGGAATCTGGAGCTGTATGGCTTTCTGCAAGATCGCCCCGCGGAACTCGGGTCGCGAGCTTCCGCCGAGGTTCGTCACTGA
- a CDS encoding efflux RND transporter permease subunit, which produces MIRNLIRWALDNRLIVILLTIALIGVGGFSLVHLNVEAYPDPAPAIVEVISQYPGASAEEVEREVTIPLEIALAGMPGLHSTRSKSLFGLSHVRNQFEYGTDFFRARLEVLNRIYTATLPPSVTPTLANTTPTGEIYRYIVKGPKDALEHDLYTSADLKSMQDWVLEREFRRVPRIADVVSFGGAMKRYEVQPDPERLKGYGISLDQLQKAITDSNSNVGGDFVVQGPTVQAVRGLGLIGGGLDPTQTYPAGADPAAVALHLRKNEDRRLREIRSIVLAATNNVPIRLGDVVSGGRYSSDTVTGERGVVVGAHPLQGRVAVSRPLVDDDGEDRLDENGARIWEDRPDVVQGIVLLRKGEQSLPALTDVKAKVKDLNSNSSKMLPGTMIETIYDRTRLVDLTTHTVRENVVLGIVLVSFILLVFLNHFQSAMIVAVNIPLALLFAMSVLYFRGKSANLLSLGAVDFGIIVDSSVIMVEAIYRSLSAGEKADLSLKDRILSASGDVERGLFYSTIIMVFALLPLFTMQGPEGQIFGPMADTYAFALGGALILALTLSPVLCRTFFANVKPVKDNLIVQALKGFYGGQLKLALRFRWISLGLFLVMCAMTAVIIPFLGAEFMPELEEGNIYVRGTFPVNVSLDEVSDKAAVARRLLQKHPETLLILNQMGRPDDGTDPTGFYNCEFSVPLKNHDDWPRVFANQGWRRWIYGPLRSRSKDELIEDMNQELNASIPGVDWNFSQYIRDNVMETLSGVKGENAVKIFGPDLNKLEEIAEQVKATLINVRGIENVGIFRIKGQANLEFAIDRNKCALWNVSVANVQDVLATAVGGKSLTQVVEGERKFDVTLRWPERLRYNEETILDIPVEVVGNVLAADEGSGSDGNSGKIDYAGGRRTNLAVTGSRENMTYSNLAHVPRRRLRDLVTPIGANGEADPDGAFVRSGASTIYREKSSRLIAVKFSVRGRDLAGAVAEAQTKTQNFFDSPYSAEWSGEFQEMQEAVHRLVIASSLALVLIIVLLYLALRSLLDAFVVLSNVVVMSMGGVWALYATGEHFNISAGVGFISVLGVGIMNGLLLVSWFNKSRSHGVPLQEALIDGIEKRIRPLTMTALTAIFGLLPAAVSTQIGSETQRPLAIVVVGGMITIMLMVNLIPVLYSFYGHREPPEGGGVGH; this is translated from the coding sequence ATGATTCGTAACCTGATTCGCTGGGCGCTCGATAATCGCCTGATCGTCATCTTGCTAACGATTGCGCTGATTGGAGTCGGCGGATTTTCGCTGGTTCATCTGAATGTCGAGGCATATCCCGATCCTGCGCCCGCGATCGTCGAGGTGATCAGTCAATACCCAGGGGCCTCGGCCGAAGAGGTCGAACGCGAGGTGACGATTCCTTTGGAAATCGCGCTTGCTGGAATGCCTGGTTTGCACTCGACACGCAGCAAATCGCTGTTTGGACTATCGCATGTCCGAAACCAGTTCGAATATGGAACCGACTTCTTTCGTGCGCGACTGGAAGTCTTAAACCGAATTTACACGGCCACACTTCCACCGAGCGTGACTCCGACACTGGCGAACACGACGCCGACAGGTGAGATCTACCGTTACATTGTCAAAGGCCCCAAGGATGCGCTGGAACACGACCTTTACACATCGGCCGATCTAAAATCGATGCAGGACTGGGTCCTTGAGCGTGAATTCCGGCGCGTTCCCCGCATCGCCGATGTCGTTTCGTTTGGCGGGGCCATGAAACGATACGAGGTTCAACCCGATCCCGAGCGACTTAAGGGGTACGGAATCTCACTGGACCAATTGCAGAAGGCGATCACCGACAGTAACTCAAACGTCGGTGGCGATTTCGTCGTGCAAGGTCCGACCGTCCAGGCCGTGCGAGGACTGGGATTGATCGGGGGTGGACTTGATCCCACTCAAACATATCCCGCAGGGGCCGATCCGGCCGCAGTCGCGCTGCATCTGCGAAAGAACGAAGATCGTCGTCTGCGTGAGATCCGCAGCATCGTGCTCGCTGCGACCAATAATGTGCCGATTCGCCTGGGAGATGTTGTCAGCGGGGGACGCTATTCGTCGGACACTGTGACCGGTGAACGCGGCGTGGTCGTGGGGGCACATCCGTTGCAGGGCCGCGTGGCGGTCAGTCGTCCGCTTGTTGACGACGACGGTGAAGATCGGCTGGACGAGAACGGCGCCCGCATCTGGGAAGATCGCCCCGATGTCGTGCAGGGAATTGTGCTGCTGCGCAAGGGCGAGCAATCGCTTCCAGCTTTGACCGACGTGAAGGCGAAAGTCAAAGACCTGAATTCGAACTCGAGCAAGATGCTGCCTGGGACCATGATCGAAACGATCTACGACCGCACACGGCTGGTTGATCTCACGACGCATACCGTGCGAGAAAACGTCGTTCTCGGGATCGTGCTCGTTTCTTTCATCTTGCTGGTCTTTTTGAACCATTTTCAGAGTGCGATGATTGTCGCGGTGAATATTCCGCTCGCACTGCTGTTTGCCATGTCGGTGCTCTATTTTCGCGGGAAGAGCGCGAACTTGCTGTCGCTGGGGGCAGTCGACTTCGGCATTATCGTCGATTCGTCCGTGATCATGGTCGAAGCGATCTATCGTTCATTGAGTGCGGGTGAAAAAGCGGATCTCAGCCTGAAGGACCGCATTCTGTCCGCATCGGGTGATGTGGAACGTGGACTGTTTTACTCCACGATTATCATGGTCTTCGCCCTGCTACCGCTCTTTACAATGCAGGGGCCCGAAGGTCAGATCTTCGGCCCTATGGCCGATACCTACGCGTTCGCGCTCGGTGGGGCGTTGATCCTCGCCCTCACACTGTCACCCGTGCTCTGCCGCACATTCTTCGCCAATGTGAAACCGGTCAAAGACAACCTGATCGTCCAGGCTCTCAAAGGATTCTACGGCGGGCAATTGAAACTGGCACTGCGGTTCCGCTGGATCAGCCTGGGACTTTTCCTGGTCATGTGCGCCATGACTGCCGTGATCATTCCGTTCCTGGGAGCGGAATTCATGCCAGAACTGGAAGAAGGAAACATCTATGTCCGTGGGACGTTTCCGGTGAACGTGTCACTTGACGAAGTCTCTGACAAGGCCGCTGTGGCTCGTCGGTTGCTCCAAAAACATCCCGAAACACTATTGATCCTGAATCAAATGGGGCGTCCCGACGATGGGACCGATCCCACCGGTTTCTATAACTGCGAGTTCTCGGTGCCGCTGAAAAATCATGACGATTGGCCACGGGTTTTTGCCAATCAAGGATGGCGCCGCTGGATCTATGGTCCCCTTCGATCAAGGTCCAAAGACGAACTTATCGAAGACATGAACCAAGAATTGAATGCCTCGATACCAGGCGTCGATTGGAACTTCTCGCAATATATTCGCGACAACGTGATGGAAACGTTGTCCGGTGTGAAGGGCGAGAACGCCGTCAAGATCTTTGGCCCGGATCTGAACAAGCTCGAAGAAATCGCCGAACAGGTCAAAGCGACCCTGATCAACGTTCGTGGCATCGAGAATGTCGGAATCTTCCGCATCAAGGGACAGGCCAACCTCGAGTTCGCGATCGATCGCAACAAATGTGCCCTGTGGAATGTCAGCGTCGCCAATGTCCAGGATGTGCTCGCAACGGCCGTGGGCGGCAAGTCGCTGACTCAAGTCGTTGAGGGTGAGCGGAAGTTCGATGTGACCCTGCGATGGCCAGAGCGCCTGCGCTACAACGAAGAAACGATCCTGGACATTCCCGTCGAAGTCGTGGGAAATGTGCTTGCGGCCGACGAAGGCAGCGGATCAGACGGCAACTCGGGCAAGATTGACTACGCGGGTGGTCGCCGTACGAATCTCGCCGTTACAGGCAGCCGAGAAAACATGACCTATTCGAACCTGGCGCACGTGCCGCGGCGACGATTGCGCGATCTCGTGACACCGATTGGTGCCAATGGCGAAGCCGATCCTGATGGTGCATTCGTTCGTTCTGGGGCGTCGACGATTTATCGCGAAAAGTCCAGCAGATTGATCGCCGTGAAATTCAGCGTCCGGGGCCGGGACCTTGCCGGGGCCGTTGCGGAAGCTCAGACGAAGACACAAAACTTTTTCGATTCACCGTACAGCGCGGAATGGAGCGGCGAATTCCAAGAAATGCAAGAGGCGGTTCACCGCCTGGTGATTGCCTCGTCGCTGGCACTGGTTCTCATCATCGTTCTGTTGTATCTCGCGCTACGTTCGCTGCTCGATGCCTTCGTTGTCCTCTCGAACGTCGTGGTGATGTCGATGGGTGGTGTCTGGGCACTGTATGCCACGGGCGAGCACTTCAATATTTCAGCCGGTGTGGGTTTCATCTCGGTTCTGGGGGTGGGGATCATGAATGGCTTATTGCTCGTCTCATGGTTCAATAAGTCCCGTTCGCATGGCGTGCCATTGCAAGAAGCATTGATTGACGGCATTGAAAAGCGAATTCGACCACTGACGATGACCGCATTGACCGCGATCTTCGGTTTGCTGCCCGCGGCCGTTTCCACGCAGATTGGTTCAGAAACGCAACGACCACTGGCCATTGTCG